One window of the Etheostoma spectabile isolate EspeVRDwgs_2016 chromosome 16, UIUC_Espe_1.0, whole genome shotgun sequence genome contains the following:
- the smad4a gene encoding mothers against decapentaplegic homolog 4a — translation MSITNTPTSNDACLSIVHSLMCHRQGGESESFAKRAIESLVKKLKEKKDELDSLITAITTNGAHPSKCVTIQRTLDGRLQVAGRKGFPHVVYARLWRWPDLHKNELKHVKYCQYAFDLKCDNVCVNPYHYERVVSPSIDLSGLTLSNSGSLLVKDEYDYDNQQSHSSSESHLQTIQHPPARPGPQEIFISQSLLTPSEGSGSASTSAFSTISVGPSNPTANWSRNGNFTAAVPQHQNGHLQHHPPMPHTGHYWPVPNEIAFQPPISNHPSPEYWCSIAYFEMDVQVGETFKVQSTCPIVTVDGYVDPSGGDRFCLGQLSNVHRTENIERARLHIGKGMQLECKGEGDVWVRCLSDHAVFVQSYYLDREAGRAPGDAVHKIYPSAYIKVFDLRQCHRQMQQQAATAQAAAAAQAAAVAGNIPGPGSVGGIAPAISLSAAAGIGVDDLRRLCILRMSFVKGWGPDYPRQSIKETPCWIEIHLHRALQLLDEVLHTMPIADPQPLD, via the exons ATGTCAATCACGAACACTCCCACAAGTAATGATGCTTGCCTAAGCATTGTGCATAGCCTGATGTGCCACCGACAGGGAGGTGAGAGTGAAAGCTTTGCTAAGCGAGCTATAGAGAGTCTTGTCAAGAAGCTAAAGGAGAAGAAAGATGAGCTGGATTCCCTTATCACAGCCATCACTACGAATGGGGCTCATCCTAGCAAGTGTGTAACCATACAAAGAACTTTGGATGGACGCCTGCAG GTTGCAGGGCGAAAaggttttcctcatgttgtctatgCCCGACTATGGCGATGGCCTGATCTACACAAGAATGAATTGAAACACGTGAAATATTGCCAGTATGCCTTTGACTTGAAATGTGACAATGTTTGTGTCAACCCATACCACTACGAGAGAGTTGTTTCTCCGAGCATTG aCTTATCAGGGCTGACCCTTTCAAATTCAG GTTCACTCTTGGTAAAGGATGAGTATGACTATGACAACCAGCAATCTCACTCAAGCTCTGAAAGCCACCTGCAGACTATCCAGCATCCCCCGGCAAGACCCGGTCCACAGGAGATCTTCATCAGCCAATCTCTACTCACCCCATCAGAGGGCAGTGGTTCAGCTTCAACCTCTGCTTTCTCTACCATCAGCGTTGGACCATCAA ACCCTACCGCCAATTGGAGCAGAAATGGCAACTTCAccgctgcagtgcctcaacATCAGAACGGGCATCTACAGCATCATCCACCCATGCCTCACACAGGGCATTACT GGCCTGTTCCCAATGAAATTGCGTTCCAGCCCCCCATATCCAATCACCCTT CTCCAGAGTACTGGTGCTCCATTGCTTACTTTGAGATGGATGTCCAAGTTGGGGAGACGTTTAAGGTGCAATCCACATGTCCGATAGTGACTGTGGATGGCTACGTTGATCCATCAGGAGGGGACCGCTTTTGTTTGGGCCAGCTGAGCAATGTCCACAGGACAGAGAACATAGAGAGAGCCAG GCTACACATTGGCAAAGGCATGCAACTGGAGTGCAAAGGTGAAGGAGACGTCTGGGTGCGCTGTTTGAGTGATCATGCAGTGTTTGTGCAGAGCTATTACCTGGATCGAGAGGCTGGACGTGCCCCTGGAGATGCAGTTCACAAGATCTACCCCAGCGCTTACATCAAG GTGTTCGACTTGCGTCAGTGCCACAGGCAGATGCAGCAGCAGGCAGCAACAGCTCAGGCTGCAGCTGCAGCCCAGGCAGCAGCAGTGGCCGGGAACATTCCCGGGCCTGGCTCTGTGGGAGGCATCGCCCCTGCCATCA GTCTTTCGGCCGCAGCAGGCATTGGGGTTGATGACCTGCGCAGGCTGTGCATTCTGCGGATGAGTTTCGTGAAGGGCTGGGGGCCCGACTACCCACGGCAAAGCATTAAAGAGACACCCTGCTGGATTGAAATTCATTTACATCGAGCTCTACAGCTACTGGATGAAGTTCTGCATACCATGCCCATAGCTGACCCTCAGCCTCTTGACTGA
- the bmp10l gene encoding bone morphogenetic protein 10 has translation MTVSVFSNLGFIRSLTVLLLMLTGLILSSPIRSPENHHRVSVGRDVDDNQFLNAQDLLSQFLSTMNRTELRRPQPRPLAARKEPPEYMLELYNRFANDQAAMPSANIVRSFKNEDPSPYSITARGVRIHPLLFNISMRHHEHITIAELRIFTLFQKAQRPNAGIDCKVTIYKIHERVVWTKEVGKDGRRRDKEEVVEMKDLEELVTKHFHVKDNSWVSFDLTHVVAFWRKSGCATHRLEVHIASLGSEEEGARQEVTEQGQRLVEIDIDRSLEGKHNAVMIIFSDDQSRDHKQDKQELNQMIEHENDLPENVGRSQQHFWGHVDHNAGHANQDELDKHSLMQLKSNLIYDTPPRIRRNVKSEPCKRTPLFVDFKDIGWDSWIIQPLEYEAYECNGVCNPPMTSEVSPTKHAIVQTLLSIKSPEKVSRACCVPTKLEPMPLLYHDNGVITYNHKYEGMVVAECGCR, from the exons ATGACCGTTTCAGTCTTCTCCAACCTTGGGTTTATCCGCTCTCTGACTGTCCTACTCTTGATGTTGACTGGTTTGATCTTGAGCAGTCCCATCAGGTCTCCTGAGAACCATCACAGGGTGTCCGTCGGTAGGGATGTGGATGATAATCAGTTTCTCAATGCACAGGACTTATTGAGCcagtttctgtccacaatgaaTCGCACAGAGCTGAGGAGGCCCCAGCCCAGGCCCCTGGCTGCCCGCAAAGAGCCACCAGAGTACATGCTGGAGCTGTACAACCGATTTGCCAATGACCAGGCTGCTATGCCCTCAGCCAACATTGTGCGCAGTTTCAAGAATGAAG ATCCCTCCCCCTACAGTATAACGGCCAGGGGTGTGAGGATACATCCTCTGCTATTCAACATCTCAATGCGCCACCATGAGCACATAACAATAGCTGAGCTTCGTATTTTCACCCTGTTCCAGAAGGCTCAAAGACCAAATGCTGGCATTGACTGCAAGGTGACCATCTACAAAATACATGAGCGCGTTGTTTGGACAAAAGAGGTGGGGAAAGACGGGAGAAGGAGGGATAaagaggaggtggtggagatGAAGGATTTGGAGGAACTGGTGACAAAGCATTTCCATGTCAAAGATAACAGCTGGGTGTCGTTTGACCTGACGCATGTGGTGGCATTTTGGCGGAAATCAGGGTGTGCAACTCACAGACTGGAGGTCCATATTGCAAGTCTGGGGTCAGAAGAGGAAGGGGCCAGACAGGAGGTCACAGAGCAGGGCCAGAGGTTGGTTGAGATTGATATCGACAGGAGCTTGGAGGGGAAACACAATGCGGTGATGATTATATTCTCAGATGATCAGAGCAGAGACCACAAACAGGATAAACAAGAGCTCAACCAGATGATTGAACATGAGAATGACCTTCCTGAAAATGTGGGCCGGAGCCAACAACATTTCTGGGGTCACGTTGATCACAATGCTGGCCACGCTAACCAGGACGAGCTGGACAAACATTCTCTCATGCAACTGAAGTCCAACCTTATCTATGACACACCTCCCCGAATCCGTCGCAATGTTAAGAGCGAGCCATGCAAGAGGACCCCTCTCTTTGTGGATTTTAAAGACATTGGCTGGGATTCGTGGATCATCCAGCCTTTGGAATATGAGGCGTATGAGTGCAACGGTGTGTGCAACCCACCCATGACCTCCGAGGTCTCGCCTACCAAACATGCCATAGTGCAGACACTGCTGAGTATCAAGAGTCCAGAGAAAGTATCGCGTGCCTGCTGTGTTCCCACTAAGCTGGAGCCGATGCCACTGCTTTATCATGATAACGGGGTGATCACTTACAATCACAAGTATGAGGGAATGGTGGTGGCAGAGTGCGGCTGTAGATAG